In Microvenator marinus, one genomic interval encodes:
- a CDS encoding 3-hydroxyacyl-CoA dehydrogenase NAD-binding domain-containing protein, which yields MKKSKEIDDQMVSLRVEDGIGYICIDVANESVNTLSPAMSGRMDEILEDLRREPKLVGAVIHSAKKDFIVGFDIKELKRYTQNPEGLDALVSQGHALMGKFESLGVPFVSAIHGNCLGGGLEVALACDARIASDSPKTKLGLPEVMLGVIPGAGGTQRLPRIVDLQVALDMILTGKQLNARKAKRVGLVDEVVHPSILLEVAAQKVRELSKEHKERDKALDFRSVVRDPTGAAMKLVASTPARTLVFSKAREQVLKKTGGHYPAPLKALEVIEVGLADGFEAGLKAESKAFVELLKTEVAQNLINLFFMKNEIDKDPVVPAKVEATKVERLGVLGAGLMGAGIVQLAAYKGYNVRLKDRDHDGLGWGLNYTNGLFQKQVKRKSLSHAEADICMGRVSGTTTYDGFERCELIVEAVFEDLELKQAILKDIESLGNSETIFASNTSTIPISKIAEHAQRPENVIGMHFFSPVHKMPLLEIIRTSKTSDRAIATTLKVGRDMGKTCIVVGDGPGFFTSRVIGSYINEAGWILQEGASVEAIDRTMEKFGFPVGPLKLMDEVGIDVGQKAAKVLGEAFKHRLDQPTALQAIADEGRKGRKNGKGFYLYGEDSKGVDTSVYDKLPGGKKRVDPETEEIRDRIWLAMLNECAYCLEESIASSPRDIDIGVIFGLGFPPFRGGICRYADTVGIRNVVERLNRLADKHGRRLRPAQILVDMAEKQQSFYAR from the coding sequence ATGAAGAAATCTAAAGAGATCGACGATCAAATGGTTTCGCTGCGTGTGGAAGACGGCATCGGCTACATTTGTATCGACGTCGCGAACGAGAGCGTGAACACGTTGAGTCCCGCGATGTCCGGACGTATGGACGAAATTCTGGAGGACCTACGCCGTGAGCCCAAGCTAGTGGGTGCTGTTATCCATAGCGCAAAGAAGGACTTCATCGTGGGGTTCGATATCAAGGAGCTCAAACGGTACACGCAAAACCCAGAAGGTTTGGACGCTCTTGTTTCGCAGGGGCACGCTTTGATGGGCAAGTTTGAGTCGTTGGGCGTGCCTTTCGTGAGTGCGATTCATGGAAACTGTTTGGGTGGTGGACTTGAAGTGGCTCTGGCCTGTGATGCTCGGATTGCTTCGGACTCGCCAAAGACCAAACTGGGGCTGCCTGAGGTTATGCTGGGCGTAATTCCTGGCGCAGGCGGCACCCAGAGGTTACCGAGGATTGTTGACCTGCAGGTCGCCCTGGACATGATTCTTACAGGCAAACAATTGAACGCCCGAAAGGCAAAGAGGGTCGGGCTTGTCGACGAGGTTGTGCACCCTTCGATTCTATTGGAGGTTGCAGCGCAGAAGGTCAGAGAGCTTAGTAAGGAGCACAAAGAGCGCGACAAGGCTTTGGACTTTAGATCGGTTGTTAGAGATCCGACGGGGGCTGCGATGAAGCTTGTCGCATCCACGCCGGCTCGTACCTTGGTGTTCTCCAAGGCGCGTGAACAGGTTCTAAAGAAGACCGGTGGCCATTATCCCGCCCCTCTCAAAGCATTGGAGGTCATCGAGGTTGGGTTGGCGGATGGGTTTGAAGCGGGCCTGAAGGCCGAGTCCAAGGCATTTGTAGAGCTCCTGAAGACCGAGGTCGCCCAGAACCTGATCAACCTCTTCTTTATGAAGAATGAGATCGACAAGGATCCAGTCGTTCCGGCAAAGGTTGAGGCAACGAAAGTTGAGCGATTAGGCGTGCTGGGAGCGGGTTTGATGGGGGCAGGTATCGTGCAATTGGCTGCCTATAAGGGCTACAACGTGCGCCTGAAGGATAGGGATCACGATGGCCTAGGTTGGGGGCTGAACTACACGAACGGGCTCTTTCAAAAGCAGGTGAAGCGCAAGAGTTTGAGTCACGCAGAAGCAGATATCTGCATGGGCAGAGTTTCCGGGACTACGACTTACGATGGGTTTGAGCGGTGTGAATTGATTGTCGAGGCGGTTTTTGAGGATCTCGAACTGAAGCAGGCGATTCTGAAAGACATCGAAAGTCTCGGAAACTCGGAGACGATCTTTGCCAGCAACACGTCGACGATTCCAATCTCGAAGATTGCGGAACATGCACAGCGTCCCGAAAATGTTATTGGGATGCACTTCTTCAGTCCGGTTCACAAGATGCCTTTGCTTGAGATCATTCGGACATCGAAAACAAGTGACCGGGCAATTGCGACCACGCTGAAAGTCGGCCGTGATATGGGTAAAACCTGCATCGTTGTAGGGGATGGTCCTGGCTTCTTTACCAGCCGCGTGATCGGCTCGTACATCAACGAAGCCGGCTGGATCCTTCAAGAAGGGGCAAGCGTGGAGGCGATCGACCGCACGATGGAGAAATTCGGATTCCCCGTCGGTCCGCTCAAACTCATGGATGAAGTCGGAATCGACGTGGGACAAAAGGCCGCCAAAGTCCTTGGCGAGGCCTTCAAACACCGATTGGATCAACCCACAGCCCTGCAGGCTATTGCGGACGAGGGGCGAAAGGGGCGCAAGAATGGAAAGGGGTTCTACCTCTACGGCGAGGATTCGAAGGGTGTTGATACAAGCGTCTACGACAAGCTGCCCGGCGGCAAGAAGAGAGTCGACCCCGAAACGGAAGAGATTCGCGACCGAATCTGGCTCGCGATGCTCAATGAATGCGCCTACTGCCTCGAAGAATCGATCGCCTCGTCCCCGAGAGATATTGATATCGGTGTGATCTTCGGGTTGGGATTCCCGCCGTTTCGTGGCGGAATCTGTCGATATGCCGACACCGTAGGAATCAGAAACGTGGTCGAGCGCCTGAACCGCCTGGCCGACAAGCACGGGCGTCGGCTGCGTCCAGCTCAGATATTGGTCGATATGGCCGAGAAACAACAATCCTTTTACGCACGCTGA
- a CDS encoding zinc dependent phospholipase C family protein, producing the protein MNIWGHVTMGGILGSERRFGAFCTLALLLGCLFPDIVDKPLKLIGIYPWGRTVGHSTLVWAAYHLSIQTIRPGRFSAVLHAFSIGWISHFLADVLDDFAQGVECTGYVFTSWMAWPIWNPDMFDLKIFSGGRECISTFEVLFTVLGVVWLVRARKGRR; encoded by the coding sequence ATGAACATCTGGGGCCACGTAACCATGGGGGGAATCTTAGGCAGTGAGCGCCGCTTTGGCGCATTTTGCACACTCGCCCTACTTCTCGGATGTCTTTTCCCAGACATCGTCGATAAGCCCCTAAAGTTGATTGGAATCTACCCGTGGGGACGCACAGTGGGACATTCCACGCTGGTGTGGGCTGCGTACCACCTCAGCATCCAAACCATCAGGCCTGGGCGATTCTCAGCAGTCCTACACGCGTTCTCAATTGGCTGGATATCCCACTTTCTGGCGGATGTACTCGATGACTTCGCCCAGGGCGTTGAATGCACCGGGTATGTATTCACGTCTTGGATGGCATGGCCGATTTGGAACCCCGATATGTTTGACCTCAAGATATTCTCAGGCGGGAGGGAGTGCATCTCCACCTTCGAGGTTCTCTTCACAGTCTTGGGAGTCGTGTGGCTAGTACGTGCCAGGAAAGGCCGGAGATAA
- a CDS encoding 4'-phosphopantetheinyl transferase family protein, whose amino-acid sequence MKTIELLISFETEIARIADSFSKDDLNTADSTRLARIKHPGARQQFMVGRALILEACQRSGADFRLLDTEGEFPTHPDLSFNLSHVERCIVLAWTTDSELGVDVEDFMRRSDRELLMRRQYNAPENEWISKSTSELEHRQRFFTLWTIKEAILKAERCGLRIDTKTIRVDMDAGTIGSPFESKWVIDYTTLREFPIALANVPPGEHISAFVGEPGNWAPQVVDWRRLTPI is encoded by the coding sequence TTGAAGACCATCGAACTACTTATCTCCTTCGAGACTGAGATCGCTCGAATCGCAGACTCCTTTTCGAAGGATGACCTCAACACCGCCGATAGTACTCGACTCGCCAGAATCAAGCACCCCGGCGCACGCCAACAGTTCATGGTGGGACGTGCCTTGATCCTTGAGGCGTGTCAGAGATCTGGAGCGGACTTTCGTCTCTTAGATACCGAAGGCGAGTTTCCAACTCACCCAGATCTCTCCTTTAACCTCTCGCATGTAGAGCGGTGCATCGTTCTCGCGTGGACCACCGATTCTGAACTCGGGGTCGATGTTGAAGACTTCATGAGGCGATCGGATCGCGAACTCCTCATGCGAAGGCAATACAACGCGCCGGAGAACGAGTGGATATCAAAGTCGACCTCGGAGTTGGAACATCGGCAGCGGTTCTTCACGTTGTGGACGATCAAGGAGGCGATCCTGAAAGCCGAGAGGTGTGGTCTACGCATCGATACGAAGACTATCCGAGTCGATATGGATGCTGGCACAATTGGGTCGCCGTTCGAAAGCAAATGGGTGATCGACTATACTACTCTAAGAGAGTTTCCGATCGCATTGGCTAATGTGCCTCCTGGTGAACACATCTCTGCATTTGTGGGCGAACCTGGAAACTGGGCCCCTCAAGTCGTGGACTGGCGGCGATTGACGCCGATTTGA
- a CDS encoding DUF1552 domain-containing protein, whose translation MSINLDRRTFLRGVLGGSMATVALPTLEIMLNTNGTAYANGAPIPKRFGVFFWGNGVVPSRWRPTGTGLNWTPSEELRPLTDAGLREHINVISGHDIKTGNPRGHHAGTVGILSGAPLIPQDPGNAGYASTFSKPSIDQVVADHVAQGTRFRSIEFGIDPRVTTVEGTTLRYLSHNGPDNANPPEYSPHQLFSRIFGEGFVDPADQNPEVDPRLELRRNILDAVKDDANRLHKRLGAADRVRLEQHLDGIQALQNRLLAIENAPPPPSACLVPGNPGEIASDTQERQRARSRAMSDLIAMALACDATRVWSNLFNGSVSGTYFWNIDSGNSFHQLTHDEPGEQPKVHQIVTFIMEEFAYLLNAFKAIPQGDGTLLDYSVILASSDTNSGQRHNIDDYPIILAGNGGGALQTGHHIRSAGANTTRVLLTALRAMDCPHTTFGEEGGFTDRGISEIETP comes from the coding sequence ATGAGTATCAATCTAGACCGAAGAACCTTTTTGCGCGGTGTTTTGGGTGGCTCAATGGCCACAGTGGCACTTCCAACGCTTGAGATCATGCTCAATACAAACGGCACGGCTTATGCCAACGGAGCGCCGATCCCAAAGCGTTTTGGAGTCTTCTTTTGGGGTAACGGCGTGGTTCCTTCTCGCTGGCGACCAACCGGCACAGGCCTGAACTGGACGCCGAGCGAAGAGCTTCGCCCTCTAACCGACGCTGGCCTACGTGAGCATATCAATGTGATCTCCGGGCACGATATCAAGACTGGAAATCCGCGCGGCCACCACGCCGGAACCGTTGGCATATTGTCCGGTGCCCCTCTGATTCCTCAAGATCCAGGAAACGCGGGTTATGCCTCGACATTCTCTAAACCCTCGATCGATCAGGTCGTGGCGGATCACGTGGCTCAAGGCACCCGTTTTAGGTCTATCGAATTCGGTATCGACCCAAGGGTGACGACCGTGGAAGGCACGACCTTGCGCTACCTTTCGCATAACGGTCCTGACAACGCTAACCCGCCAGAATACAGTCCACATCAACTCTTCAGTCGCATATTTGGCGAAGGATTTGTGGACCCGGCCGACCAAAATCCGGAGGTTGACCCTCGCCTCGAATTGCGCCGAAACATTCTCGATGCCGTCAAGGATGACGCCAATCGACTGCACAAGAGGCTAGGTGCTGCAGATAGGGTTAGGCTCGAACAACACTTAGACGGAATTCAGGCCCTGCAGAATCGCCTCTTAGCCATTGAAAACGCGCCACCACCGCCCTCGGCGTGCCTCGTCCCGGGTAATCCCGGCGAGATTGCGAGTGATACTCAGGAACGCCAGCGAGCTCGGTCCCGGGCCATGTCCGACCTCATCGCCATGGCCCTCGCCTGTGACGCGACACGCGTGTGGTCAAACCTGTTCAATGGGTCGGTTTCCGGGACGTATTTCTGGAATATCGACTCCGGAAATAGTTTCCATCAGTTGACTCATGATGAGCCGGGCGAGCAGCCCAAAGTCCACCAGATTGTCACGTTCATTATGGAGGAGTTCGCCTACCTACTGAATGCCTTTAAGGCCATTCCGCAGGGCGATGGAACCCTCTTAGATTACTCGGTGATTCTGGCGTCGTCCGATACCAATTCCGGTCAAAGACACAACATTGATGATTATCCCATCATACTTGCTGGAAATGGCGGTGGGGCACTGCAAACGGGTCACCACATCAGGTCTGCGGGCGCGAACACGACCCGAGTGCTGCTCACAGCCCTCCGCGCCATGGATTGTCCCCATACAACCTTTGGCGAAGAGGGAGGCTTTACTGATCGCGGAATCTCGGAGATAGAGACCCCGTAA
- a CDS encoding DUF1592 domain-containing protein yields the protein MRQLYAALLVPLVLAIGCEGNMAIFADSPMETNTPTSESPEPVLTPTGFEPGPPVLRKLTSTEYKNSVEAAFGMGFVADFILPEDQTTNGLTSIAMAATSISPLGVEQYETAGFEVAKMILEVPSLRNSLVSCDGSNFGDAECLREMIQDLGPKLYRRNLDDVEVQEILVPSLQAATTLQDFWVGVEFAIATMLQSPSFLYRAEYGESDPNRPGLRKLTPAEVATKLSFFILGKPPTDATLALVDAGGLQTQDEVREEALRLLALPEARENFRVFWTEYFGLQKIESITKDQYVYPDFDQATAQSMREETVRLMEHLVFENPSDMREMFTSTTTFVDSRLAAIYRLDGFEGSDFGQIELTQDAKRAGILGHASILALNSHSVSTSPSHRGKFIREALMCQALPPPPPNASTVIPDPDPNVGPQTLRQRLEDYFSNPACGSCHMAMDSLGFGLENYDGIGRFRTLDNGLPIDATGELNGVNFDDGVSLGAAIAQDPATMDCMVRKTYRHVVGRIEGEGDKPLVDELKAKFEASDYRFKDLVIEIAASEAFLWVQEVEQ from the coding sequence ATGCGACAACTCTACGCAGCGCTGCTGGTCCCTTTGGTTTTGGCCATTGGGTGTGAGGGGAATATGGCGATTTTCGCCGACTCTCCAATGGAAACCAACACTCCAACATCGGAGTCTCCCGAGCCTGTTCTCACGCCGACCGGTTTTGAGCCCGGACCGCCTGTTCTCAGAAAATTGACCTCGACCGAGTACAAAAACTCGGTCGAAGCCGCATTTGGAATGGGATTCGTCGCTGATTTCATCTTGCCCGAAGATCAGACCACCAACGGTCTAACCTCCATTGCTATGGCGGCGACGTCGATTTCACCCCTGGGCGTGGAGCAGTACGAAACAGCCGGCTTCGAAGTCGCAAAGATGATCTTGGAGGTTCCATCGCTAAGGAATTCGTTGGTCTCGTGTGATGGCAGCAACTTCGGCGATGCCGAGTGTTTGCGGGAGATGATTCAAGATCTCGGTCCTAAACTCTACCGCCGCAATCTCGACGATGTTGAAGTTCAGGAAATCCTAGTGCCTTCACTTCAGGCGGCGACTACCCTCCAAGATTTCTGGGTGGGTGTTGAGTTCGCGATCGCCACGATGCTTCAGTCCCCTAGCTTTTTGTACCGAGCTGAATACGGCGAATCTGACCCAAATCGCCCTGGTTTGCGAAAGCTCACGCCTGCTGAAGTAGCCACCAAGCTGAGCTTCTTTATTCTTGGAAAACCTCCAACCGACGCCACACTCGCCCTTGTGGATGCCGGTGGTCTTCAAACCCAAGATGAAGTTCGGGAAGAAGCATTACGATTGCTCGCGCTTCCCGAGGCGCGGGAGAATTTCCGCGTCTTCTGGACTGAGTATTTCGGCCTTCAGAAAATCGAATCCATCACAAAGGATCAGTACGTCTATCCAGACTTCGATCAAGCTACTGCCCAAAGTATGCGCGAAGAGACTGTGCGTCTAATGGAGCATCTCGTTTTCGAGAATCCATCGGATATGCGCGAAATGTTCACGTCCACAACCACCTTCGTAGATAGTCGACTCGCCGCAATCTACCGGTTAGACGGGTTCGAAGGCAGCGATTTTGGCCAGATTGAACTGACTCAAGACGCAAAGCGCGCCGGTATTTTGGGGCACGCAAGTATACTTGCGCTGAACAGCCATTCCGTAAGCACCTCCCCTTCACACCGTGGCAAATTCATTCGCGAAGCCTTGATGTGCCAGGCCTTGCCGCCGCCACCTCCAAACGCGAGCACCGTTATTCCGGATCCCGACCCGAACGTGGGTCCACAAACATTACGCCAGAGACTTGAAGACTATTTTTCGAATCCCGCTTGCGGAAGCTGTCACATGGCCATGGATTCTCTCGGATTCGGGCTCGAGAATTACGACGGAATCGGACGGTTCCGCACTCTCGATAATGGACTTCCGATCGACGCGACTGGAGAGCTGAACGGTGTGAATTTTGACGACGGTGTATCTCTAGGGGCCGCCATCGCTCAGGATCCGGCAACGATGGACTGTATGGTGCGAAAGACCTATCGGCACGTCGTGGGTAGAATTGAAGGTGAGGGCGATAAACCACTTGTAGACGAGCTCAAGGCAAAGTTCGAAGCCTCGGACTACCGATTCAAAGATCTTGTCATCGAGATTGCCGCAAGTGAAGCATTTCTCTGGGTTCAAGAGGTGGAGCAATGA
- a CDS encoding FdhF/YdeP family oxidoreductase, translated as MEKSRDEGALVPVETQGLQIQAPKEVAGGIPAVISSIKHATKKSGLIKGARTLLRVNQLAGFDCPGCAWPDPKHRAMAEFCENGAKAVADEAMKASVDADFFKQHTIEELTRWSDYELNGAGRIAEPMVLRQGASNYETIEWDEAFELIGKTLRGLDSPNEAIFYTSGRTSNEAAFMYQLMVREFGTNNMPDCSNMCHESSGVGLGESIGIGKGTVTLEDFDKADTIFILGQNPGTNHPRMLTALQGAKRNGATIVTLNPLKEAGLTSFIHPQEVTTLMGGGTKLTDLHLPVKINGDVAALQGIMKVMLERHQTEACLDTDFIESKTNGFDEFAKHIESVSWQEIEESSGLRRSDLEAVAEIAIKAERLIACWAMGLTQHKNGVANVQEVVNFLLLRGQIGRPGAGACPVRGHSNVQGDRTVGIVEKPPAHLIKGLADYFGIEVPTEHGFDTVHAIQAMLDGRGKVFIGMGGNFLSATPDTQATAGALRQCELTVHISTKLNRSHLVHGKHALILPCLGRTEIDIQNGRLQFVTVENSMGVVHASRGGNKPASAKLRSEPQIVAGMARAVSPGSKISWESLATDYGKVRDAIEACVPGFENYNDRVRNPHGFELPNGPRVGKFNTPDGRAQFKVHQIPASDLKDGELMMMTIRTHDQYNTTIYGLDDRYRGVMNGRRVVLINAKDRERLGFQAGQRVDIISSYDKVRRAPEFVLVDYEIPPGSVATYFPETNVLVPLSEFAHKSNTPASKSIRVTLAKH; from the coding sequence ATGGAGAAATCGAGAGATGAAGGTGCCTTGGTGCCCGTCGAGACTCAGGGTTTGCAGATCCAAGCTCCAAAGGAAGTAGCGGGCGGGATACCCGCTGTCATTTCGTCGATTAAACATGCCACCAAGAAATCGGGACTCATCAAGGGCGCACGCACCCTACTTCGAGTGAACCAGCTCGCTGGCTTCGATTGTCCTGGGTGCGCCTGGCCAGATCCAAAACATCGTGCGATGGCTGAATTCTGCGAAAACGGGGCCAAGGCCGTTGCTGATGAGGCGATGAAGGCTAGTGTTGATGCCGATTTTTTCAAACAACACACGATCGAAGAGCTTACGCGCTGGTCCGACTACGAACTCAACGGCGCGGGTCGGATCGCAGAGCCTATGGTGCTGCGCCAAGGCGCCTCAAACTACGAAACCATAGAATGGGACGAGGCATTCGAGCTTATCGGCAAGACGCTAAGGGGGCTCGATTCTCCCAACGAAGCAATCTTCTACACATCCGGAAGAACGAGCAACGAAGCCGCTTTCATGTACCAACTCATGGTGCGCGAGTTCGGAACTAACAATATGCCGGACTGCTCCAACATGTGCCATGAATCGAGCGGTGTGGGGCTCGGAGAGTCGATAGGGATCGGCAAAGGAACTGTCACACTCGAGGATTTTGATAAGGCCGACACGATCTTCATCCTCGGACAAAATCCAGGAACCAATCACCCGCGCATGCTGACCGCGCTACAAGGGGCAAAGCGCAATGGGGCGACGATCGTGACCTTAAATCCTCTCAAAGAGGCCGGTCTCACCTCATTCATTCACCCTCAAGAGGTCACCACGTTGATGGGGGGTGGCACGAAGCTCACCGACCTGCATTTGCCCGTTAAGATCAACGGAGACGTGGCCGCGCTTCAGGGGATCATGAAGGTCATGCTGGAGCGGCACCAAACCGAAGCGTGCCTCGATACTGACTTCATCGAATCAAAGACGAATGGTTTCGACGAGTTTGCCAAACACATTGAATCGGTTTCTTGGCAAGAAATCGAAGAGTCCAGCGGCTTGCGCCGTAGCGACCTCGAGGCAGTCGCCGAGATCGCGATCAAGGCGGAAAGGCTCATCGCCTGTTGGGCAATGGGACTCACGCAACACAAGAACGGCGTCGCGAACGTACAAGAAGTCGTCAACTTCCTACTCCTTCGGGGACAAATCGGAAGGCCCGGCGCTGGAGCGTGCCCCGTGCGTGGTCACTCCAATGTGCAAGGCGATCGAACCGTCGGTATTGTGGAAAAACCGCCGGCTCATCTCATCAAAGGTCTGGCCGACTATTTTGGAATCGAGGTGCCGACCGAACACGGATTCGACACCGTGCATGCCATTCAAGCCATGTTGGACGGTCGAGGAAAGGTTTTCATAGGAATGGGCGGAAACTTCCTCTCCGCAACTCCGGATACTCAAGCCACTGCCGGGGCTCTTCGACAATGTGAACTCACTGTTCATATCTCCACAAAACTCAACCGTTCGCACCTTGTTCACGGAAAACATGCCCTGATTCTTCCTTGTCTTGGGCGAACAGAAATCGACATTCAAAATGGTCGTTTGCAGTTTGTCACGGTCGAAAACTCGATGGGGGTCGTGCACGCCTCCCGCGGAGGAAACAAGCCGGCAAGCGCAAAACTACGAAGTGAACCACAAATCGTTGCCGGCATGGCACGTGCCGTCTCCCCGGGCTCCAAAATCTCATGGGAGTCCCTCGCCACCGACTACGGCAAGGTCCGCGACGCCATCGAAGCCTGTGTCCCAGGGTTTGAAAACTACAACGATCGCGTCCGAAATCCTCACGGGTTTGAGCTTCCAAACGGCCCCCGAGTCGGCAAATTCAACACCCCAGACGGTCGTGCCCAATTCAAAGTTCATCAGATACCTGCGTCGGATTTGAAGGATGGCGAGCTGATGATGATGACCATTAGAACGCACGACCAGTACAACACCACGATCTACGGTCTTGATGATCGATATCGCGGGGTTATGAACGGCCGGCGCGTGGTGCTCATCAACGCGAAGGATAGAGAAAGACTTGGCTTTCAAGCCGGCCAGAGAGTCGACATCATCTCCTCCTACGACAAGGTTCGCAGGGCGCCCGAGTTTGTGTTGGTCGACTACGAGATTCCGCCGGGCTCTGTGGCCACCTATTTCCCAGAAACCAACGTACTCGTGCCCCTGAGCGAATTCGCACACAAGAGCAATACGCCTGCTTCCAAAAGTATTCGTGTGACTCTGGCCAAACACTAA
- the fdhD gene encoding formate dehydrogenase accessory sulfurtransferase FdhD → MQERKKTALRWDGQAFVASRDLIAVEEPLEIRLVGENGWQQSISITMRSPGRDPELAVGFLWAEGVVRDRSAILHAESCTSSTNVVKVTLVKEALSGLERLERKFVQSSSCGVCGKTSLEALKQEGRAPTECEAGVDPLLLGSLPDIMREAQRSFQKTGGLHAAGLFKIDGTFLHAAEDVGRHNAMDKLIGWGLDEVGEDWSGHILVLSGRASFELVQKAISVRVPIVASVGAPSTLAVDLAEEFNITLAGFVRGKSFNVYTHPHRIQI, encoded by the coding sequence ATGCAAGAACGTAAGAAGACTGCATTGAGGTGGGACGGACAGGCATTTGTGGCCTCCCGTGATTTGATCGCCGTAGAAGAGCCCCTTGAAATTCGGCTGGTCGGGGAGAACGGATGGCAGCAATCCATCTCCATCACGATGAGATCTCCGGGGCGCGATCCTGAACTCGCGGTAGGTTTTCTGTGGGCCGAGGGCGTGGTGAGAGACCGAAGTGCGATTCTCCACGCTGAGTCGTGCACAAGTTCAACTAATGTGGTCAAAGTTACCCTCGTTAAAGAGGCGTTATCGGGGTTGGAGCGGCTCGAACGAAAGTTTGTGCAGTCGTCGAGTTGCGGGGTCTGCGGAAAGACGAGTCTCGAGGCCTTGAAGCAAGAGGGCAGGGCGCCCACGGAATGTGAGGCCGGAGTCGATCCGCTCCTCCTCGGTAGCCTGCCTGATATTATGCGCGAGGCGCAACGCAGCTTTCAAAAGACGGGCGGACTACACGCCGCAGGTCTCTTCAAAATCGACGGCACATTCCTACACGCCGCCGAAGACGTAGGCCGCCACAACGCCATGGATAAACTCATCGGCTGGGGTCTCGACGAGGTTGGTGAAGACTGGAGCGGGCATATCTTGGTCCTAAGTGGGCGAGCGAGTTTTGAGTTGGTTCAGAAGGCGATCTCGGTGCGGGTGCCCATCGTTGCTTCCGTCGGGGCGCCTTCAACCCTTGCCGTCGACCTCGCCGAGGAATTCAACATCACCCTCGCTGGTTTTGTCCGGGGAAAGAGCTTTAACGTTTACACGCACCCCCACCGCATTCAAATCTGA
- the mobA gene encoding molybdenum cofactor guanylyltransferase has protein sequence MRLLGVVLAGGKSTRFGSDKAFAEVENRPLIAHVLDSLSLCDATLVVGRTALELNAQDSPPCIPDAEGFEGPVAGLVAALGWAAQNSYSHVFLTSCDLLGLAPEWPRALASEARPAAAVKNQVWQSMCSAWEVTALKGYRPSSNSSIWKMLDDLGASVVDPPEGWANVHGVNTPEDLMRARKRLRAQQS, from the coding sequence TTGAGACTTCTCGGTGTTGTGCTCGCAGGTGGGAAGTCCACTCGGTTCGGGAGCGATAAGGCTTTTGCGGAGGTCGAAAACCGACCGCTGATCGCTCATGTGTTGGACTCGCTCAGTCTCTGTGATGCGACCTTAGTAGTGGGTAGAACCGCACTTGAGCTGAACGCTCAAGACTCACCCCCCTGCATTCCAGATGCCGAAGGTTTTGAAGGGCCTGTTGCTGGCTTGGTCGCAGCGTTAGGCTGGGCAGCCCAGAACTCATACTCCCATGTCTTCCTGACATCATGCGATCTCTTAGGACTGGCCCCCGAATGGCCAAGGGCACTTGCGTCTGAAGCACGTCCGGCAGCAGCCGTGAAGAATCAGGTTTGGCAGAGTATGTGTTCTGCTTGGGAAGTCACTGCGCTTAAAGGATACCGCCCTTCATCAAACAGTTCGATTTGGAAGATGCTCGATGATTTAGGGGCTAGTGTCGTTGACCCGCCCGAGGGTTGGGCCAATGTTCATGGCGTCAACACACCGGAAGACCTCATGCGAGCAAGAAAACGATTGCGTGCCCAACAATCATAG
- a CDS encoding YceI family protein gives MKYELHLRTSRAGALAGLGHDLDLIAEHLEVTATGDKIRAVVKADSVKVYGAMTDGRLDTKSPGPKDREKILGNIQKKVLQVAKFPEIIFDADISDMDSGKITGTLHLCGVSRPLTLTKRDRVWTTKINQPDFGIEPYSALMGQLKVADDVIVVIEEKG, from the coding sequence ATGAAATACGAACTTCATCTTCGGACATCTCGAGCGGGGGCACTCGCGGGCCTTGGGCACGACCTCGACCTCATTGCTGAACACTTAGAAGTCACCGCTACGGGAGACAAAATCCGAGCCGTGGTCAAAGCAGACTCCGTCAAAGTCTACGGCGCGATGACCGATGGACGGCTCGACACAAAGTCTCCCGGGCCCAAAGACAGAGAAAAGATTTTGGGTAATATCCAAAAGAAGGTGCTCCAGGTCGCAAAGTTTCCCGAGATTATTTTCGACGCAGACATCAGCGACATGGATTCCGGAAAAATCACGGGGACGCTGCACTTGTGCGGGGTTTCAAGACCACTGACCCTCACCAAACGCGATAGAGTTTGGACCACAAAGATCAATCAGCCTGATTTCGGAATCGAGCCCTACAGTGCCTTGATGGGGCAATTGAAGGTGGCCGACGACGTTATCGTGGTGATCGAAGAAAAAGGATAG